Proteins from a single region of Lycium ferocissimum isolate CSIRO_LF1 unplaced genomic scaffold, AGI_CSIRO_Lferr_CH_V1 ctg109___fragment_2___debris, whole genome shotgun sequence:
- the LOC132041626 gene encoding transcription factor ORG2-like — protein sequence MVAFCSSTNYPNMSTGWSFEEPLISYDQKTTKTITSPQFQIETNNLFEGLHIDNNMNFPSSHQEQYHKESEFDVQLGEERSLMAKKLSHNASERNRRKNMNFLYSTLRSLLPSAANHHRKKKLSFPATVSYVQEYIPELKKEIERLSKTKDLLLSTMSKKADSLVQIDNQRKLSMSGTSCESPTTSISASPLCHGQVLVQISTTQANDFPISEAFRNLEEDGLILLNASSFKSFGDKIFHSLHFQMQGPIEMEIQILKTKLIVMYEKKTKSYIV from the exons ATGGTAGCCTTTTGCTCTTCTACTAATTATCCAAATATGAGTACTGGATGGTCCTTTGAAGAACCACTAATTAGCTATGATCAGAAAACAACGAAGACAATAACTTCGCCTCAGTTCCAAATTGAGACTAACAACTTGTTTGAAGGTTTACATATTGATAATAATATGAATTTTCCTTCATCTCATCAAGAACAATATCACAAAGAAAGTGAGTTTGATGTTCAGTTAGGAGAAGAGAGGTCATTAATGGCGAAGAAACTAAGCCATAATGCAAGTGAGCGTAATCGGAGAAAGAACATGAATTTTCTTTATTCCACTCTTCGTTCTTTGCTTCCTTCTGCAGCTAATCATCATCGAAAG AAAAAGCTAAGCTTTCCGGCAACAGTATCTTATGTGCAAGAATACATACCAGAGCTGAAGAAAGAAATAGAGAGGCTAAGCAAAACAAAGGATTTGTTATTATCAACTATGTCAAAGAAAGCAGATTCATTAGTCCAAATTGATAATCAGAGAAAATTAAGTATGAGTGGAACTTCTTGTGAAtctccaacaacatcaatttcTGCAAGTCCACTGTGTCATGGACAGGTTTTAGTACaaatctccacaactcaagcaAATGATTTTCCAATTTCAGAAGCATTCCGAAATTTAGAggaagatggattaattttgctAAATGCCTCATCCTTTAAATCTTTTGGAGACAAGATTTTTCATAGCTTGCATTTTCAG ATGCAAGGGCCAATAGAAATGGAGATTCAGATTCTGAAGACAAAGCTTATAGtaatgtatgaaaaaaaaacaaaatcatatatagtTTAG